One window from the genome of Plasmodium relictum strain SGS1 genome assembly, chromosome: 12 encodes:
- a CDS encoding SNARE protein, putative, with product MDGKKVDPFYEAKHEVDMSINKLQNLYNKWNNLPDKNSSLAKEKYTLIKEEIKYLNEDINDLNNSIDIVKKNLYKFNISSEEIENRTKSLKIIRNILNDITNNISYNTPKYNDNMKIDYDNVILKRQDNDLEELAESAERLHHAAVTINTELKDQQKLLDELENEMDNSNEKMNFVTKKISDYLKTNNPKALSLILYLSMIAFILLLVLIVT from the exons A TGAAGTTGACATGTCAATAAATAAGCTgcaaaatttatataataagtGGAATAATTTACCTGATAAAAATTCTTC tttAGCAAAAGAGAAATATACTTtgataaaagaagaaataaaatatttaaatgaagataTAAATGATTTGAACAATTCAATAGatattgttaaaaaaaatttatataaatttaatattagtAGTGAAGAAATTGAAAACAGAACTAaatctttaaaaattattcgaAATATTCTAAACgatataacaaataacatAAGCTATAAT actccgaaatataatgataatatgAAGATCGATTATGATAAC gttattttaaaaagacaAGATAACGATTTGGAAGAATTAGCAGAATCCGCAGAAAGGTTGCATCATGCTGCTGTAACTATTAACACAGAATTAAAAGATCAACAAAA gTTACTTGATGAATTAGAAAATGAAATGGACAAttcaa atgaaaaaatgaattttgtAACAAAAAAGATTTCAGATTATCTAAAAACTAATA ATCCGAAGGCTTTATCTTTAATACTTTATTTGTCAATGATagcttttattttattgctTGTTCTTATAgttacataa